A DNA window from Gasterosteus aculeatus chromosome 16, fGasAcu3.hap1.1, whole genome shotgun sequence contains the following coding sequences:
- the hoxd12a gene encoding homeobox protein Hox-D12a, with the protein MEMCERNPLNPGYVGSLLNFTSSESLYFSNLRGNGAHIPGLHQLPYNRRDVCTLPWASSSACTSGPTAPPQSRAFGGYCPPFLSNSVSINTNSSSGHAKAHLDQSARCFQVTNHKTEESARRDEFYSGQPGAAGDRGFSDPDSRSHGSAARLDRDSADPLSVNDTKQEQNPPHPSSSHTCSRTTFAEAAPWCSSQVKTRKKRKPYTKLQLAELENEFMMNEFINRQKRKDLSERLDLSDQQVKIWFQNRRMKKKRMMMREHVFSAY; encoded by the exons ATGGAAATGTGTGAGCGGAATCCTTTAAATCCCGGCTATGTTGGTTCTCTTTTGAATTTTACCTCCTCTGAGTCGCTGTATTTCTCCAACTTGCGGGGTAATGGAGCCCACATACCCGGGCTGCACCAGCTCCCCTACAATAGGAGAGACGTGTGCACGCTCCCATGGGCTTCTTCAAGTGCGTGCACGTCTGGACCGACGGCACCACCTCAGAGTCGCGCCTTTGGAGGCTACTGTCCTCCGTTTCTTTCCAACTCGGTGTCTATAAATACTAACTCTTCCAGCGGCCACGCCAAGGCGCATCTGGATCAGTCGGCCAGATGCTTCCAGGTCACAAACCATAAGACAGAGGAGTCTGCCAGGCGGGATGAGTTTTACTCGGGGCAGCCCGGGGCCGCCGGTGACCGCGGCTTCTCGGACCCGGACAGTCGGTCTCACGGTTCCGCGGCCCGCCTCGATCGGGATTCAGCGGATCCGTTGTCCGTGAACGACACCAAACAGGAGCAGAATCCCCCTCACCCATCATCTAGTCACACATGCTCGAGGACGACTTTTGCAGAAG CTGCGCCGTGGTGCTCGTCGCAGGTGAAAaccagaaagaagagaaaaccttACACGAAGCTACAGCTGGCTGAACTTGAGAATGAATTCATGATGAACGAATTCATCAACAGACAAAAACGCAAGGATTTGTCAGAAAGACTGGACCTGAGTGACCAACAAGTGA